CGTGATCCGCGGCTCTGTTCTCTGCCTTCTGAACTCTGTTCTCTGCCTTGATCCGTGTTTTCTGTGTTCATCCGTGGCGGATTTCGGCTTTCCTTCGCCCCTCTACCCGACCGGCGACGGGTTGCGTTCGACAAACCCGCGCTGGTGCCAGTAGGGGTACGCGAGCGTTACCGCGCTGGCCGCGTCGAGTTTGGCGACTTGAGCCGGGGTCAGGTTCCAACCCACCGCACCGAGGTTGTCGCGCAGTTGTTGTTCGTCGCGTGCGCCGATGATGACGCTCGCCACCGTGGGGCGCTGGAGCAGCCAGTTGAGCGCGACTTGCGGGACCGTCTTGCCCGTCTCTTTCGCCACCACGTCGAGAGCGTCCACGACCTTGTACACGTACTCGTCGTCGACTGGCGGCCCCTTCTCGTTGCTGATCTGGCTGTTCAAGCGGCTCGTCTTCGGGAGTGCCTGCCCGCGACGCATCTTGCCTGTGAGTCGGCCCCACCCGAGCGGGCTCCACACCACCGCACCGACGCCCTGGTCGATCCCGAGCGGCATCAGTTCCCACTCGTAGTCGCGCCCCACCAGCGAATAGTACGCCTGGTGCGCGACGTATCGCGACCAGCCGTAGCAGTCCGAGGTAGCCAGCGACTTCATCAGGTGCCAACCGGAGAAGTTCGAGCACCCGATGTAGCGGATCTTCCCGGCGCGAACCAGGTCGTCGAGCGCCGAGAGCGTTTCTTCCACCGGCGTGGTCGCGTCGAAACCGTGCATCTGGTAGAGGTCGATGTAATCGGTGCCCAGGCGCTTCAGTTGCGCCTCGCACGAGCGGATGAGGTGGAACCGGGACGAGCCGACGTTGTTCGGGCCGTCACCGAACCGGAACGTCGCCTTCGTGGAAATGAGTACCTTGTCGCGCCGGCCCTTGATCGCGGCCCCGAGCACTTCTTCCGCGAGACCGTTCGAGTAGATGTCGGCCGAATCGAACATCGTCAGCCCGGCGTCGAGGCACACGTCGATGAGGTGCGACGCGCCCTTCGCGTCGGTGTCGCCCCACGCCTTGAAGAACTCGTTACCTCCACCGAACGTCCCGGTGCCCAGACTGAGTACCGGAACTTTGAACCCCGACCGGCCCAACTGACGGTATTCCATCGCATCCTCGACGTGCAGTGAATTCGGGCGACACTCTGCACGCCGTTATACTCGAATCCGCACCCGAAGCTTACGCGGCGCCGGATTGTGGCGACTCGCCCAGCGCCTTTCGGAGCGGGCAGTTGTCTGGAACGGGTTCACCCTTGCGATAGCGGTCGAGTAGTTCCTGCGACCGGCGCGCGAGCATGCGCCGAACCTCCCGGCGCTTCCCCTTCACGCGCGGAATAGTCATGGAGTCGTAAGCGGTGGTCTGGTGCCGCATCCACGCGATGACGGCGGCCTCGGCGCGCTGTTCGACCGGGATGCGTTTGGTGCGCGCGACGGTTCCGCTCCCCACGGGCGTGGCG
This region of Gemmata massiliana genomic DNA includes:
- a CDS encoding aldo/keto reductase, whose protein sequence is MEYRQLGRSGFKVPVLSLGTGTFGGGNEFFKAWGDTDAKGASHLIDVCLDAGLTMFDSADIYSNGLAEEVLGAAIKGRRDKVLISTKATFRFGDGPNNVGSSRFHLIRSCEAQLKRLGTDYIDLYQMHGFDATTPVEETLSALDDLVRAGKIRYIGCSNFSGWHLMKSLATSDCYGWSRYVAHQAYYSLVGRDYEWELMPLGIDQGVGAVVWSPLGWGRLTGKMRRGQALPKTSRLNSQISNEKGPPVDDEYVYKVVDALDVVAKETGKTVPQVALNWLLQRPTVASVIIGARDEQQLRDNLGAVGWNLTPAQVAKLDAASAVTLAYPYWHQRGFVERNPSPVG